From Roseateles sp. SL47:
CGCGCCGACCGTCTTGTCAGCGCAATTCCTACACGCTGACAGGTCGGGGAGACATCCGGAGGAGATGGGAGCGGCGCAAAGGCCGGTGGCGTGGCGGCTGAGCCGTCAGCGGGAGGTGGTGGCGTTGTCAGCCACTTCAAGCCCGCAGGCAGCGGGCGGGCCCCCGACACGGAGCATGTCGGATGCGGATGACTGTTGAGAGGGCGTCCACGCCCCTGCGGGATCACCGCTCATGCGGCCCCCGAGGCGCCGCAGAGCGGTCATTCATCACGAATGGCCAGACGGTCCAAACGTCAGGTGGTCAGATGGTCAGGTGGCCAGGTGGCCATGTCCTCACGTCGTCTGCAGACGACGCAACTCCATCGCCACCAGCGGTGCCAATTCCGGAGTTTCGCGCTTCAGCATCTCGGCCGCCTCTCCCTGGCACAGGGTGGTCAGCACCTCGATGGCGGCCTTGATTTCACCCAGCCCCGAGAGGGCAAAGGCCAGGGTGTAAAGGCTGGGGGCATGCTGGGGCTGCAATTGCACGGCCTGGTGCGCATACAGCGCGGCATCCGCCAATTGGCCGGCGGACAGCAGCAATGCCGCCACATCGGACAGCAGATCCACGCTGGTGGGTTCAATTTCCAGTGCATTGCACAGCAGGTTCACCCCTTCGCCCAGGCGGCCTTGCGAGGCCTGCTCAAAGGCGGCGTTGCGAGCCTGGGCCAGCAGCAGGGTGGCCTCATGAGACCCCGGCTGGATGCGGCTGACGCCGTCCGTCGAGGGGGGGGACACGATGGACGCGGCGGACCGTGCCTGGGAATGCGCTTGGGTGGGCGTTTGCAGCGGCATAGACCTCTCCATGGGGTCAAAGGTTGCTGAAGGGGGTGACGGGTGCGTCACCGGGGTCGGCAACGCTGGGAAAGACTTTAGGCCGCCACCCCTGTGACCAAGCACACGAAAAGCGCCCGAATCACCGGCCAATCTCCCTTTATCCCGCCCCTGCCCTGCCGTTAACCAGAGGTGTCCGTCGCATTTGACCGGCGGCAGGGGCCTTGCTCCCGCCAAAAGTCAAACGCCAAACAGCCTGTTGTCAGACCCTCTTTTCCGCGTTTCAAGTGTCTTGACAAACAGCCCTCAAGTTCTATGGCGAAGGTGCCGACAACCAAATCAACGGGTCTGCTATCAGACACGTCGTCCGGTTAGAAGGCCAAGCGTCATGACCCCCTTCAGGGAGGGGCGGGGCGAAAAGGGTTGACTAGCGCCGGACTGGCAGGAGTCGAAGCCAAGGCGGCAAGCCGAGGTGGCGCTCATGTGTGGTTCGGCGCTTTTGCCGGTATGTATTTCTAGATTGCTGTTAGGAGCAAAACATGGCCCAAGTCATCAACACCAACCTGCTGTCGCTCAATGCTCAGCGCAACACCTCGACCAGCCAGAGCTCGTTGGCTGTGTCGATGCAGCGCCTGTCTTCCGGGCTGCGCGTCAACTCCGCCAAGGACGACGCTGCCGGCCTGGCCATTGCGGACCGCATGCAAGCGCAAGTCCGTGGCATGAATGTGGCCCAGCGCAATGCCAACGACGGCATCTCCCTCTCGCAAACGGCTGAAGGCGCGCTCTCCAAGGTGGGTGACTCGCTGCAGCGTATGCGTGAACTCGCGGTTCAGGCCCGCAATGCCACCAACACCACGTCCGACCTGGACTCCATCGGCCAGGAATACGCCCAACTGGGTTCGGAAATCCAGCGCGTGCTGGGTGGCACCACCTTCAACGGCCGCGCCATCCTGGCCACGGACGCTGGCACCCAGACCTTCCAGATCGGTGCCAACACGACCACCAATGACTCGGTGGACGTGGTGACGACCAACATGACGACCGACGCGACCATCACGGCCGTGACTGGCGGCGCCATCACCAACGCCTCCACCACGACCGACCTGGCCACCGTCATCGACAACATCGACTCGGCCATCAAGACCGTCTCGACCGAGCGCTCCAAGCTGGGTGCTTCGCAGAACCGCTTTGACGCCATCATCTCCAACCTGCAGATCTCGGTCGAGAACCAGACCGCTGCCCGCAGCCGGATCATGGATGCCGACTTCGCGTCGGAAACCGCGAACCTGAGCCGCGCGCAGATCCTGCAACAGGCTGGCAATGCCATGATCGCCCAGGCCAACCAGGCTCCCCAGCAAGTGCTGGCCCTGCTGCGCTGATCCTCCTGAGGGCGCGCCGCCACCTCACCGGAAGGCGGGTGGCGGCCCCAGGAACCCGGCATCGTCATCGCGGCGCCCTGGACGCCTCGCAAGGCCCCTCGCTCCTTCGGCGACGGGATCGTGCCCACCTTGCAAGGCGGCGATGGGTCACTGCGGTGGCAGAGTCCGGGCGGACGCTTGCCCTCATGAGCGTCGGCCCGGGGTTTGCGAGGCCATTGCCGTTTCTTCTCTTCCATCTATCGCCCGCCGATGTGCAATCAGCAGTGGCGCGACGGGTAGAGATAAAGGCGGCAACGCAGGCAGGCCATAACGCACACGGTCCTCGATTCGGGAAAGCGCCAGCCCGGGGCCCGTTGGCGTAAGTCAAGAAGGGAATGGCCGGCGAAGCCGGACAGGAATGACATGGAGCCAACGGGCCCCGGGCTGGTGCTTTCCGGCGCGGTCAAAGGCCCGACTCCGACGACGAACGACGAACGCCAATCGCCAAAACAAGAAGAACAAGAATAGGAAGAGGAAAGAGGAAAGTCGGCACCGGTGGGAACCCCGGTGAGCCCAGCGTCGCTGCCCTAGACATCGGCGGCGCTGCCGGGGCTCCCACCGAGACCGCATCTCTGCCTCTTCTGCGCTGAAGCCACCTCGGGGTGAAACGAGGAAATGACGGGCAATCACCCGCCATTTCTTCCGTCCCCCACCAGATGCCCACGAAATCACACTCGTGGAGGGCTGCTACAGCATCGCGTCGACAAATCCCCTCAAGTCTTCCGAGCCCGGACCCGATAACGGATTCAACGGGTCCGCAATGTCTAGCAAGGACCTCGTGGTCCGGCCCCGTCGGACAGTTCTCTCCGACTCGGACCGACAAGGTCTACGCAATTGAAAGGATTTTGATCATGGCTCAGATCATCAACACCAACCTGGCTTCCCTGAATGCTCAGCGCAACCTCAGCGCCTCGCAATCGTCCCTGACCACCTCCATGCAGCGCCTCTCCTCCGGCCTGCGTGTGAACTCCGCCAAGGATGACGCGGCCGGCCTGGCCATCGCCGAGCGCATGAATGCCCAGGTCCGAGGCATGAACGTCGCCGTCCGCAATGCCAACGACGGCATCTCCCTGTCGCAGACGGCGGAAGGCGCACTGTCCAAGGTGGGTGACTCCCTGCAGCGCATGCGTGAACTCGCAGTTCAGGCCCGCAATGCCACCAACACCACGTCCGACCTGGACTCCATCGGCCGCGAATACGCCCAGCTGGGTGAAGAAATCGGCCGCGTGCTCGGCGGCACCACCTTCAACGGCAAGGCCATCCTGGCTGCGGATGCTGGCACCCAGACCTTCCAGATCGGCGCCAACACCACGAGCAACGACTCGGTGGACGTGGTCACCACCGACCTGACGCAGGACGCCACCATCACGGCGGTCACCGGCGGCACCATCGACAACGCCTCGACGCCCACCACCCTGGCCACCGTCATCGACAACATCGATGCGGCCATCAAGACGGTCAGCGGCCAGCGCGCCGTGCTGGGCGCCTCGCAGAACCGCTTTGACGCCATCATCTCCAACCTGCAGATCTCGGTCGAGAACCAGACCGCCGCCCGCAGCCGGATCATGGATGCCGACTTCGCCGCAGAAACGGCCAACCTCAGCCGTGCCCAGATCCTGCAACAGGCAGGCAACACCATGGTGGCGCAGGCCAACCAGCTGCCGCAACAGGTCCTGTCGCTGCTGCGCAGCTAAGCCCTTCGCAAGGCCGGCGCCCCACGCGCCGGCACACTCACAGCGCGACTGATTTCCGGGCGCTGAATGCCTCTGCCAGCAGGCAGATCCATTCAGCCAGAACCCCGTCTCCACCGAGGCTCCGCCGCCATCCCGCCCCCCGGGATGGCCGCGGGGCCTTTCTTTCATTTGGCCGGTCTTTCGCCTCCTTATCGCGGCTTCATGCATTCGACACATTCCCCACAATGAGATCCATCGAGCCCAAGCTTTGATCGGCTCGACCACCGGTCCAACCGGCAGATCCCATCCAGAGCGCCAGGGGCGCGGTGGGGGTCGGCAGGCGAGGTCGGGAACGACACCGTCAACCACGATCACCGTCAGGATCTAAGCCAGGACAAGGATCTCCGCAGGAGTGCATCAATGCCACAGACCATCAACACCAACATTGCTTCGCTGAACGCGCAACGCAATCTGAGCAGCTCGCAGTCGTCGCTGTCGACATCGATGCAACGGCTGTCGTCGGGCCTGCGGGTGAACTCCGCCAAGGATGATGCCGCCGGCCTGGCCATCGCAGAGCGAATGAATGCCCAGGCCCGCGGAATGAGCGTCGCCATACGCAACTCCAATGACGGCATTTCGCTGGCGCAGACCGCGGAAGGCGCGCTGGGCAAGGTGGCCGATTCATTGCAGCGCATGCGTGAACTGGCGATTCAGGCCCGCAACGCCACGAACGCCAACAGCGACAAGGATTCCCTGGACAAGGAATTCGGCGAGCTGGCCAAGGAAATGCAGCGCGTGCTGGGTGGCACCACCTTCAACGGAAAATACATCCTGGGTGCGGATGCGGCCACGCCGCAGACCTTCCAGGTGGGCCCCAACACCACGGCCAATGACGAAATCATCGTCACCACGCCGAACATGACGCAGGACGCCGCCATCACGGCGGTCGCCGGTACCGACATCAATGGCACCGGCCGCGCGGTGATCGACAACACGGCGGACGCCGCCGCCATTGCCACCGTCGTGGCCAACATCGATTCGGCGCTGGATGCGGTGAACTCCCAGCGCGCCGTTCTGGGCGCCACCCAGAACCGCTTCGATGCCGTGATTTCCAACCTGCAGGTGGCCTACGAAAACCAGACCGCCGCCCGAAGCCGCATCATGGATGCCGACTTTGCGCAGGAAACCTCGAATCTCAGCCGGGCACAGATCCTGCAACAGGCCGGTAATGCGATGGTGGCCCAGGCCAACCAGTTGCCGCAGCAGGTCCTGACCCTGTTGAAGGGCTGATTCGCGTCCTGACGCGAAAATTTCCCTCAAGTCGGACACCTGCCGTGCCGATACCGTGGACAGGGCCTCCATCCGGGGCCCGGTCGTCCATTGCGCTTGCCTGTTCAGCGAATGTGCGCGTCTGCTGACCGTCAGGCATGACCCAGGAGTCGAAGTATGGCCACCATCACCTCCACCGGCCTCGGAAGCGGGCTGCAAGTCGAGGACATCGTCGCCAAGCTGGTGGCGGTCGAGAAACAGCCAATCACCGACCTCCAGACCCGGACCGACACGCTCAAGACGCAGATTTCCGCCTACGGCAAGATCCAGAGCGCCTTCAGCTCGATGCGGGATGCCGCCGGCAAATTGACCACGCCGGCCACCTGGGCAGCCCTGACCGCCACGTCGTCGGACACGTCCATGGCCACCGTCACGGCCGGTTCCGGCAGCGGCGCGGGCAGCTACGCCGTGTCGGTGACCCAGTTGGCGGCGGCCCAGAGCCTGGCCAGTACCTCCATGTCCAGCACGGCGACGGTCGGTGCCGGCACGCTGACCTTCGAGCTGGGCCAGTGGGGGGATGCCGCCCAGACTTCGTTCACCAGCAAAAGCGGCACGTCGGCCGTCAGCGTCACCATCAGCGCCACGGACACCCTGGCGAATGTGCGGGACAAGATCAATGCGTCCGGCGCTGGTGTGCTGGCGTCCGTGGTGACGGATGCCACCGGCAGCCGGCTGGTCATTCGCTCGGCCTCCACCGGTGAGGCCAACGGGTTTCGCATCACCGCCACCGATGCCGACGGCAACAACAGCGACGCCTCCGGCCTTTCTGCGCTGGCCTATGACCCGACCGCCGGCATCAAGTCCCTGACGCAGAACGCCGCTGCGGCTGATGCCAAGCTGACCATCAACAACCTGGACATCGTCTCCTCCACCAACGTGATCGAGAACGCCGTGGACGGGCTGAGCATCAACGTGCTCAAGAAGGGCGACCTCACCGTCACCGTCGGCCAGGACAAGGACAGCGTCAAGAAGGCCATTACCGATTTCGTGACGTCGTACAACAGCCTGATGACCATGCTGCGCGAGAACACGAAATATGACGACACCAACAAGGTGGCTGGCACGCTGCAGGGCGACAGCACGGCGGTCAACCTGCAGGCTCAGTTGCGCAACATCACTTCCGGTGGCAGCACCCTGGGCGGCGCCTATGCGCGCCTGTCGGACCTGGGGCTGAACATCGGCACGGCCGGCACCATCACGGTGGACGACAGCAAGCTGAGCAGCGCCCTGGGCCACATCAGCGACCTGAAACAGCTCTTCATGGGTACCGACAGCACCAATGCCGCGAACAACGGCATTGCCACCCGCTGGCGCGCCCTGGCCGACCAGGTCACCGGCATGGACGGCAGCATCACCACCCGGACCTCCGGCCTGCAATCACGCGTCACCGCCAACAACAAGCGCGCCGACGAGCTGAACGATCGGGCGGCCAACTACGAAAAGCGCATCCGTGCCCAATACACGGCGCTGGACACTCAAATGGCCAAGCTCAACGACATGTCCAGCTATGTGAGCAAGATCACCAGCATGCTGGACAGCGGCAGCTGAGCGAAGAAAAAAACCGGTCTTCCTCTCTGAAAACCGGCCCCGGAACGCCCCCTTTCTCCGGCGCTTTGAAAAGAGCACCCCCAAGCCTCCTCACGGAGGCTTTTGTTTTTGTGAAATATCGCAAAATTCCTTCATGAATCAGCGCGAGGGTCGGCTCAAGTTAGCCGCGTGAGAGCCGAAAACTAAAACAAGTACTACGACAACCCCGCAGCACACCATGTACGGAAACTCTTCTCCCTTTGCTTCCCACGGCCAGCGCGCGAGCAACATGTACAACCGCGTCGGCGTGGAAACCGATGTGCTGCAAGCCTCCCCGCACCGCCTGGTGCAACTGCTGCTGGATGGCGCCCACGACGCCATGACGCAGAGCCTGGGAGCGATTCGTGCCGGGAATGTGGAAGCCAAGGGCCGTGCGCTGAGCAAGGCCGTCCGCATCCTGGACGAAGGCCTGAAAGCTGCGCTGAACCCCGCCGCCGGCACCCTGGCGCTGGACCTGCGCGACCTTTATGCCTACATGAGCATGCGCCTGACCTACGCCAACCTGCACAGCGACATCGTCGCCGTGGAAGAGTGCCAACGTCTGATGCAACCGATCCGCGAAGCCTGGGCCACGATTGCCCCGGCCTCGACCGAACAACGCGTCGCCGCCTGAGGGACGGCCTTCATCACGGCCCCATCGCCCCGAGCAGTACCATGAGCAAGACTTCCGCCGCCAAGACGCAGACCGCCGCCCCGGCAGCAACCGCCCCGACGACGACCATGAACACTCATCTCCTGAGCTACTACGAAGCCATCGAACAGGCCAGCGCGGACATGCTGAACGCAGCCCGCACTGGTAACTGGGATGAGGTGGTCAAGCTGGAAGGCGCCTGTGTGCTGCTGATTTCGCAGCTCAAGCATGCCGCCACGCAGCAGCAACTGGGAGCTGAAGAGAGCCAGCTCAAGAGCCGCATCATGCAGCGCATCCTGTTGAACGACGCCGAGATCCGCCATCTGGCTGAACCCTGGCTGGACGACCTGGACCAGCTGATGAAGGGCAAATCCAAGACGGTGCATTAAAGCGCCCCGGGGCGACGCCGCCGATCCGAGCGCGGCTGCCCCAAGAGTCGTACGCTCCCTGCGATCTCCCTGAGCATGCTGCCTTGAACGACCGTTCCACCGCCCCGCCCCCGCCGGCCCCCACCCATGCGTCGGACGCCGCTGCGGCGGACTTCCGGCTCGACGCGCCTGGCGAAATCATGAGCTGGTTGCGGGAGCTGCTGCAGGCCCAGGCCCGTGTGCAGTTGAGCACCCCCGAAGGCGGGCTGTTCCACACCGTGCTCCTGGCCCTGGACATGCCACACGGCATGCTGAGCGTGGAGTCCCCGGCGGCCCCCGCCTCGACGGCCGACATTCTGGCCAGCAACGAAGTCACGGCCACGGCCTACCTCGACCGGATCAAACTTGAATTCGAGCTGCCAGGCCTGGTGGCTGTTCGCGGTGCCGGCGCCGAAGTGCTGCGCGCGCCGCTCCCCACCACGCTCTACCGTTTCCAGCGCCGCCAGGCTTACCGGGTGCAATCCCACGGCCAGCTGTTTCCGGCCTTGCGACTGGCCTCCCCGGAAGGACTGCGCATCCGTGTGGTGAATGTCAGCGGCGGCGGCCTGGCGCTTCAGTGGCCTGCGGCCACGCCGCCGGGCATGCCAACCGCCATGCCCGCGCCGCCTGCCGCCGGACAGGAGCTGTCCGGCACACTGGAGCTGGAGCGGGAAGTCAGTTTTGCGGCGCTGCTGCGTGTGCAACATGTCACACCGGGTGAAGGCGAGACACCCCACGCGCTCGGCTGCGCGTTTGTGTCGCTGGCGCCTTCCGCCGCGCGGGCCCTGCAACTGTTCATCGACCAGGCCCAGAAGCGCGAACGCATGATGAAGCGCCCCGGCTGACGCCGGCCCACTTACACCTGCATGTTCATGATCTCGGAATACGCCGAGACCAGACGATTGCGCACCTGCAAGGTGGCCTGGAAGCCGATTTGTGCTTTCTGCATCGCCACCATCGTCTCTTCCAGACTGACGGTGGGATTGTCCAGCTGAACCTCGCGCTGGAGGCGTGAGGCCTCATTCTGCTGCGCGCTCACCGACTTCAATGCCGAACTCATCGCATCGGCGAAGCTCGCACCCGACGCGGGTTTGGACACCGGCTGCCCCTGAGGGGTCAGTCCGGCGCGGGCCACCGCGTTGGCGAAATTGAAGGGTTGAAGTTTCAGGTCCACGGCACAGACTGTAGTGAAACAGTGGGCCGCACAAGATGGAAACAAGGGGGGCTTCTTCGGCCTGTTTCCGGCATTCTTGAGAGTCGTCTTGACCATAATTTCGACTGCGGCCTGGCATGTTCCGGGCGCCGACTCGCCAGACCAACCCACCGCCCCCTACCGCCCCATGGACAACGCCCTGAGCAGCCCCGCCGCCGGACTCCCCGAGGTGAAGCCCGATGCACCGATGAGCTTCCCGGCCCGCCTGGCCGCCATGCCGGCCAAGAGCAAGATGATGCTGGGCGCGGGTGTGGCCGCCCTGCTGGCGGTGATCGTGGCCATGACCATGATGACCAGCCGGGGCGACTACCGCCCACTGTTCTCCGGCCTGTCGGACAAGGACGGCGGCGCCGTGATCGCCCAACTGGCGCAGATGAATGTCCCCTACCGCAATGAGCCGGGCGGCACCATCATGGTTCCGGCCAGCCAGGTCTATGACCTGCGCATGAAGCTGGCGTCCCAAGGTCTGCCCAAAGGCGGCATTGTCGGCTTCGAGCTGATGGACAAGCAGTCGATTGGCCAGACCCAGTTCAATGAACGCCTGAATTTCCAGCGCGGCCTGGAGGGTGAACTCACCCGCACCATCACCGCCATGGCGGATGTGGCCGATGCCCGCGTGCATCTGGCCATGCCACAACAGAACGGCTTCTTCCGCGAGCAGCAAAAGCCCAGCGCGTCGGTGATGCTCACCCTGCGCGGCGGCCGCACGCTGGACCGCAACCAGATTGCCGGCATCGTGCACCTGGTGTCGTCCTCGGTGCCCGAACTCAATCCCAAGGCCGTCAGCGTCCTGGACAGCACCGGCACCCTGCTGTCCAACAACACTGACAACAACGGCACCGGGCTGGACAGCCAGCAGCTGCTGTACAAGCAGCAGCTCGAGAACAACCTGAACAAGCGCATTGCCGAGCTGCTGGAGCCGGTGGTAGGCCGCGACAACCTGCGCTCCACCGTCACCGCCGATGTGGACTTCAATCAGGTGGAATCGACGGCCGAAGAGTTCAAGCCGAACCAGGGCCCGAACACCCAAAGCTCGGTGCGCCGCATGAATTCCGAAGAGCAGACCGGCAGCACGCCCGCCGTGCCCACCGGTGTGCCGGGTGCCACCACCAATCAGGTGCCGCCGCAGGCTGCCGCCCCGATCAACGGCCAGGCCCAGCAGCTGCAACCCGCCGGCACCACCGGAGGCAGCCAGAACGTCCGTCGTGTCAATGGCACCGAATTCGAAGTGGACCGTACGGTGCGCGTCACCCGCAATGCCATCGGCCAGGTGCGCCGGCTGAATGCGGCGGTGGTCGTCAACCAGAAGACGGTGACCGATGCCAAGGGCAAGACCACCAGCCAGCCGCTGTCCGCCGAAGAACTGCAAAAGCTGGACGGCCTGGTGAAGGAAGCCCTGGGCTTTTCGCAGGACCGTGGCGACTCGGTGAAGGTCA
This genomic window contains:
- the fliD gene encoding flagellar filament capping protein FliD, producing the protein MATITSTGLGSGLQVEDIVAKLVAVEKQPITDLQTRTDTLKTQISAYGKIQSAFSSMRDAAGKLTTPATWAALTATSSDTSMATVTAGSGSGAGSYAVSVTQLAAAQSLASTSMSSTATVGAGTLTFELGQWGDAAQTSFTSKSGTSAVSVTISATDTLANVRDKINASGAGVLASVVTDATGSRLVIRSASTGEANGFRITATDADGNNSDASGLSALAYDPTAGIKSLTQNAAAADAKLTINNLDIVSSTNVIENAVDGLSINVLKKGDLTVTVGQDKDSVKKAITDFVTSYNSLMTMLRENTKYDDTNKVAGTLQGDSTAVNLQAQLRNITSGGSTLGGAYARLSDLGLNIGTAGTITVDDSKLSSALGHISDLKQLFMGTDSTNAANNGIATRWRALADQVTGMDGSITTRTSGLQSRVTANNKRADELNDRAANYEKRIRAQYTALDTQMAKLNDMSSYVSKITSMLDSGS
- a CDS encoding flagellin, translated to MAQVINTNLLSLNAQRNTSTSQSSLAVSMQRLSSGLRVNSAKDDAAGLAIADRMQAQVRGMNVAQRNANDGISLSQTAEGALSKVGDSLQRMRELAVQARNATNTTSDLDSIGQEYAQLGSEIQRVLGGTTFNGRAILATDAGTQTFQIGANTTTNDSVDVVTTNMTTDATITAVTGGAITNASTTTDLATVIDNIDSAIKTVSTERSKLGASQNRFDAIISNLQISVENQTAARSRIMDADFASETANLSRAQILQQAGNAMIAQANQAPQQVLALLR
- the fliF gene encoding flagellar basal-body MS-ring/collar protein FliF, with amino-acid sequence MTIISTAAWHVPGADSPDQPTAPYRPMDNALSSPAAGLPEVKPDAPMSFPARLAAMPAKSKMMLGAGVAALLAVIVAMTMMTSRGDYRPLFSGLSDKDGGAVIAQLAQMNVPYRNEPGGTIMVPASQVYDLRMKLASQGLPKGGIVGFELMDKQSIGQTQFNERLNFQRGLEGELTRTITAMADVADARVHLAMPQQNGFFREQQKPSASVMLTLRGGRTLDRNQIAGIVHLVSSSVPELNPKAVSVLDSTGTLLSNNTDNNGTGLDSQQLLYKQQLENNLNKRIAELLEPVVGRDNLRSTVTADVDFNQVESTAEEFKPNQGPNTQSSVRRMNSEEQTGSTPAVPTGVPGATTNQVPPQAAAPINGQAQQLQPAGTTGGSQNVRRVNGTEFEVDRTVRVTRNAIGQVRRLNAAVVVNQKTVTDAKGKTTSQPLSAEELQKLDGLVKEALGFSQDRGDSVKVISAQFVTDKTEPADLPLWRQPWLRDVARDAAIPAALVLVALIAVFGLVRPALKAAFPPPPVKEDNAAAADLNVVEDEPLALTAGPGGLPALEAPISNDKLERARMLAKENPVAVANIMRAWVNGEELETAKR
- a CDS encoding flagellar brake protein; this translates as MNDRSTAPPPPAPTHASDAAAADFRLDAPGEIMSWLRELLQAQARVQLSTPEGGLFHTVLLALDMPHGMLSVESPAAPASTADILASNEVTATAYLDRIKLEFELPGLVAVRGAGAEVLRAPLPTTLYRFQRRQAYRVQSHGQLFPALRLASPEGLRIRVVNVSGGGLALQWPAATPPGMPTAMPAPPAAGQELSGTLELEREVSFAALLRVQHVTPGEGETPHALGCAFVSLAPSAARALQLFIDQAQKRERMMKRPG
- a CDS encoding flagellin, with amino-acid sequence MPQTINTNIASLNAQRNLSSSQSSLSTSMQRLSSGLRVNSAKDDAAGLAIAERMNAQARGMSVAIRNSNDGISLAQTAEGALGKVADSLQRMRELAIQARNATNANSDKDSLDKEFGELAKEMQRVLGGTTFNGKYILGADAATPQTFQVGPNTTANDEIIVTTPNMTQDAAITAVAGTDINGTGRAVIDNTADAAAIATVVANIDSALDAVNSQRAVLGATQNRFDAVISNLQVAYENQTAARSRIMDADFAQETSNLSRAQILQQAGNAMVAQANQLPQQVLTLLKG
- the fliE gene encoding flagellar hook-basal body complex protein FliE, which produces MDLKLQPFNFANAVARAGLTPQGQPVSKPASGASFADAMSSALKSVSAQQNEASRLQREVQLDNPTVSLEETMVAMQKAQIGFQATLQVRNRLVSAYSEIMNMQV
- a CDS encoding flagellar protein FliT, whose translation is MNTHLLSYYEAIEQASADMLNAARTGNWDEVVKLEGACVLLISQLKHAATQQQLGAEESQLKSRIMQRILLNDAEIRHLAEPWLDDLDQLMKGKSKTVH
- a CDS encoding flagellin, giving the protein MAQIINTNLASLNAQRNLSASQSSLTTSMQRLSSGLRVNSAKDDAAGLAIAERMNAQVRGMNVAVRNANDGISLSQTAEGALSKVGDSLQRMRELAVQARNATNTTSDLDSIGREYAQLGEEIGRVLGGTTFNGKAILAADAGTQTFQIGANTTSNDSVDVVTTDLTQDATITAVTGGTIDNASTPTTLATVIDNIDAAIKTVSGQRAVLGASQNRFDAIISNLQISVENQTAARSRIMDADFAAETANLSRAQILQQAGNTMVAQANQLPQQVLSLLRS
- the fliS gene encoding flagellar export chaperone FliS, with the translated sequence MYGNSSPFASHGQRASNMYNRVGVETDVLQASPHRLVQLLLDGAHDAMTQSLGAIRAGNVEAKGRALSKAVRILDEGLKAALNPAAGTLALDLRDLYAYMSMRLTYANLHSDIVAVEECQRLMQPIREAWATIAPASTEQRVAA
- a CDS encoding tetratricopeptide repeat protein; protein product: MPLQTPTQAHSQARSAASIVSPPSTDGVSRIQPGSHEATLLLAQARNAAFEQASQGRLGEGVNLLCNALEIEPTSVDLLSDVAALLLSAGQLADAALYAHQAVQLQPQHAPSLYTLAFALSGLGEIKAAIEVLTTLCQGEAAEMLKRETPELAPLVAMELRRLQTT